Proteins from a single region of Synergistaceae bacterium:
- a CDS encoding MATE family efflux transporter, whose product MNPNDFLEREPVSKLLIKYSVPLIISLLVAALYNIVDQIFIANADYLGSNGNAANNVVFPLTVIALAFTLLIGDGVCAFVSMSLGARNIKQAGDTVGSAVLLSSTTGIIIAVVYYIFREELLTFFGGRINDETFNFALEYFAFIIPGIPFYVFGQAMNPIISADGSPNYVMFSTLMGAGINIILDPIFIFAFHLGMMGAALATILGQIFTAFMSARYIFCKMKAVKFSRANLSYNPALMKRYLPLGMCSFLSQISLVISVAAVNLMIKKYGALDPVFSQPEFSQIPMAVIGIVMKFFQIVISIVVGLSASCTPITGFNMGAGRHDRVKKLFSLLLTCETVIGLIAFVIVEFFPANIANLFGASGESVYYADFTVKCFRTYLCFIVLACVNKAAFIFIQAMGRPYISAGLSMIREIIFGAGLTILMPIFMGLDGVLWSMPASDGLTFIVSLAVIIMIYRELSEPVNNLEY is encoded by the coding sequence TTGAATCCAAATGATTTTCTCGAACGCGAACCGGTCAGCAAACTGTTAATAAAATATTCTGTTCCGTTAATAATTTCTTTGTTAGTAGCAGCATTATATAACATAGTCGACCAAATTTTTATAGCAAACGCTGATTATTTAGGCTCGAACGGTAACGCAGCAAATAATGTAGTCTTCCCATTGACAGTAATAGCACTTGCCTTCACGCTTTTAATAGGCGACGGGGTCTGCGCTTTTGTGAGCATGAGTCTAGGCGCAAGAAATATCAAGCAGGCGGGCGACACAGTTGGGAGTGCGGTTTTACTTTCTTCAACGACGGGAATAATTATCGCAGTTGTATATTATATTTTCCGTGAAGAGCTGTTAACTTTTTTCGGCGGAAGAATTAACGACGAGACATTTAATTTTGCGCTTGAATATTTTGCGTTCATAATTCCGGGAATACCTTTTTACGTTTTCGGCCAAGCTATGAACCCGATTATATCAGCTGACGGAAGCCCAAATTACGTAATGTTTTCGACTCTAATGGGGGCAGGGATAAATATAATTCTCGATCCGATATTTATTTTTGCGTTTCACTTGGGGATGATGGGTGCGGCACTTGCTACGATTTTAGGGCAGATTTTCACGGCGTTTATGTCAGCACGTTATATTTTCTGCAAAATGAAGGCCGTAAAATTTTCGCGCGCTAATCTCTCGTATAATCCTGCATTAATGAAGCGTTATCTGCCGCTTGGTATGTGCAGTTTTCTATCACAAATTTCACTTGTAATCAGTGTTGCAGCAGTAAATCTCATGATAAAGAAGTACGGCGCATTAGATCCCGTTTTCAGTCAGCCGGAGTTTTCGCAGATTCCAATGGCGGTAATCGGAATCGTTATGAAATTCTTTCAAATTGTAATTTCTATAGTTGTAGGACTCTCTGCGAGCTGTACACCTATAACAGGTTTCAACATGGGAGCAGGAAGACATGACAGAGTCAAAAAATTATTTTCGCTGTTATTGACTTGTGAGACTGTAATTGGCTTGATTGCATTTGTTATAGTTGAATTTTTCCCGGCTAATATCGCAAATTTATTCGGAGCGTCGGGCGAAAGTGTTTATTATGCAGATTTTACGGTTAAGTGCTTCAGGACTTATTTATGCTTTATAGTGCTTGCGTGCGTGAATAAGGCTGCATTTATATTTATTCAGGCAATGGGACGGCCGTATATTTCTGCGGGGCTGTCGATGATTCGTGAAATAATTTTTGGTGCGGGACTAACGATTTTGATGCCGATTTTTATGGGACTTGACGGCGTTTTGTGGTCAATGCCTGCCAGTGATGGACTCACATTTATAGTATCTCTTGCTGTGATAATTATGATTTACAGGGAGTTAAGCGAGCCGGTTAATAATCTCGAATACTAG
- a CDS encoding phosphatase PAP2 family protein, protein MDIEYLLWLQNFRDATDNILTPFFNAVTTLAATGLICIPIFIYWCINKRDGLYILVSQKVSRFINSIVKLTCCVYRPWIRDSRVIPDKIAIKGASGYSFPSGHVMDSAPIYGGLAVIYRKKAALISWLCVIAIILTALSRNYLGVHTPQDVVVGVILAVFSIWITGKIFEYIYAHPEKENFLLVSGLIVCVIALLYIELKSYPMNYDSNGKLLVDPVSMVKSSLPNIGEVAGLLIGRYLDKKFIKFQHTGFNFRGVLLGLVGMTIYILIFIEFRSIFNASEVLRFSRGLLSMLYIIAVWPAVMKIFAAVSPAQCK, encoded by the coding sequence ATGGACATAGAATATTTATTATGGCTGCAAAATTTTCGAGACGCAACGGACAATATTTTAACGCCGTTCTTCAATGCAGTAACGACTTTAGCAGCTACAGGACTTATTTGTATTCCGATATTTATTTACTGGTGCATAAACAAGCGGGACGGGCTTTATATTCTTGTGTCGCAGAAAGTGAGCAGGTTTATTAATTCCATAGTTAAATTAACTTGCTGTGTATATCGTCCATGGATAAGAGATTCACGAGTTATCCCCGACAAAATTGCTATAAAGGGTGCAAGCGGCTATTCATTTCCGAGCGGGCACGTAATGGACTCAGCGCCTATTTACGGCGGACTCGCTGTAATTTACAGGAAAAAAGCGGCGTTAATTTCATGGTTGTGCGTTATAGCGATTATATTAACTGCGTTGTCAAGAAATTATTTAGGCGTTCACACCCCGCAAGATGTTGTAGTAGGTGTAATTTTGGCGGTGTTCTCGATATGGATAACGGGAAAAATTTTTGAATATATTTACGCTCATCCGGAGAAAGAAAATTTTTTGCTTGTTTCGGGCTTGATAGTTTGTGTGATTGCATTGCTTTATATCGAGCTGAAATCTTACCCGATGAATTATGACTCAAACGGTAAATTATTAGTTGACCCCGTAAGCATGGTAAAATCTTCACTTCCGAATATAGGAGAAGTGGCCGGCTTATTAATCGGGCGTTATCTCGACAAAAAATTTATAAAGTTTCAGCATACAGGATTTAATTTCAGGGGCGTTTTGCTTGGTTTAGTGGGCATGACGATTTATATTTTGATATTTATAGAGTTCAGGAGCATATTTAACGCGTCTGAAGTGCTGAGATTCTCAAGAGGTCTGCTTAGTATGTTATACATTATTGCGGTGTGGCCTGCTGTGATGAAAATTTTTGCGGCCGTAAGTCCAGCTCAATGCAAATAA
- the ilvB gene encoding biosynthetic-type acetolactate synthase large subunit encodes MNNTYMKINGSEILMQCLIEQGVDTIFGYPGGAILNVYDKLFDHKEIKHILTAHEQGASHAADGYARSTGKVGVCFATSGPGSTNLATGVATAYMDSAPVVFITCNVNSDLIGRDSFQEVDITGVTLPITKCSYIVSKVENLADTVREAFAIAKSGRPGPVLIDIQKNATAEECEYYPVTPEEFYMSTGSRIERLRKTHHPSVGYPEIDLNAIDELAELIDKSDKPLLICGGGVVRAKASQEFRTLAARIDSPVAITVMGGGAFPGDSDLKTGMIGMHGSQASNMACDACDLLISVGCRFSDRVTLNPAGFAKNAKIVQIDIDASEIDKNIKSDLHIIGDAKKILNLLLVKLKRDKKNDAWKNYVFSFKRETEYDDDPNHETLTPKQILSAAAEILPNDTIVTTDVGQHQMWAIQHFKFDYPGQLITSGGFGTMGFGLGAAIGAQVGNPDKTVLHVTGDGSFRMNCNELATEQFYKLPIITLLFNNSTLGMVRQWQHLIYNERYSQTTLNRGPDFAKLADAYGIHGRSVHDVESLRAVLTEAVNSRADGLGWVIDCKIDIDEMVRPMVGGNSFIVNFMLD; translated from the coding sequence TTGAATAATACATACATGAAAATAAACGGCTCTGAAATATTAATGCAATGTCTAATCGAACAGGGAGTAGATACTATTTTCGGCTATCCCGGCGGAGCTATTTTGAACGTTTATGACAAATTATTTGATCACAAGGAAATCAAGCACATTTTGACAGCTCACGAGCAAGGAGCTTCACACGCTGCTGACGGTTATGCGCGCTCAACAGGTAAAGTCGGAGTCTGCTTTGCTACTTCAGGCCCAGGCTCTACGAATCTTGCAACAGGTGTAGCTACAGCATATATGGACTCGGCTCCTGTAGTATTCATCACGTGCAACGTTAACAGCGATTTAATAGGCCGCGACTCATTTCAAGAAGTCGATATCACCGGCGTAACTCTTCCAATTACAAAATGTTCGTACATAGTCAGCAAAGTTGAAAATTTAGCCGACACTGTCAGAGAAGCATTTGCCATCGCGAAATCAGGCAGACCGGGCCCGGTTTTGATTGACATACAGAAAAATGCAACCGCTGAAGAATGCGAATATTATCCCGTAACGCCCGAAGAATTTTACATGAGCACAGGCAGCAGAATCGAAAGACTCAGAAAGACTCATCATCCTAGCGTCGGTTATCCTGAAATTGATTTAAACGCTATTGACGAACTCGCAGAATTAATTGACAAGTCCGACAAACCTTTATTAATTTGCGGAGGCGGAGTCGTACGTGCTAAGGCCTCGCAGGAATTTCGGACTCTTGCAGCGCGAATTGATTCACCTGTCGCAATAACAGTTATGGGCGGCGGAGCTTTTCCCGGAGACAGCGATTTAAAAACGGGCATGATCGGTATGCACGGTTCTCAAGCGTCAAATATGGCGTGTGATGCGTGCGATTTATTAATTTCCGTCGGTTGCAGATTCTCGGACAGGGTTACACTTAATCCGGCAGGTTTCGCGAAAAATGCCAAAATCGTGCAAATCGATATAGACGCGTCAGAAATCGACAAGAACATTAAATCAGACCTGCACATAATCGGCGACGCTAAGAAAATTTTAAATCTCCTGCTCGTGAAATTAAAGCGGGACAAGAAAAATGACGCATGGAAAAATTACGTTTTCTCATTCAAGCGAGAAACAGAATACGACGACGACCCGAATCACGAGACTTTGACTCCCAAGCAGATTTTATCGGCAGCAGCTGAAATTTTGCCAAATGATACAATCGTTACTACAGACGTAGGACAACATCAAATGTGGGCGATTCAACATTTTAAATTCGATTATCCCGGACAGTTAATCACATCAGGAGGTTTCGGCACAATGGGATTCGGACTCGGTGCTGCAATAGGCGCGCAAGTTGGCAACCCTGACAAAACAGTTTTACACGTTACAGGCGACGGCAGCTTTAGAATGAACTGCAACGAACTAGCAACAGAACAATTTTACAAGCTCCCGATAATAACGCTTTTATTCAATAATTCGACATTAGGCATGGTCAGACAATGGCAGCATTTAATTTATAACGAGAGATACTCACAGACGACTCTAAATCGAGGCCCTGACTTCGCAAAACTTGCAGACGCTTACGGAATTCACGGCAGGAGCGTTCATGATGTCGAGTCATTGCGTGCGGTCTTGACTGAGGCTGTTAATTCTCGTGCTGACGGACTCGGCTGGGTTATTGACTGCAAAATTGATATTGACGAGATGGTACGGCCAATGGTCGGCGGAAATAGTTTCATCGTTAATTTCATGTTAGATTAG
- the ilvN gene encoding acetolactate synthase small subunit — protein sequence MQAKESNQNLKRYTIVTAMDNEAGVLSQLAHLFSRKGYNIETIAAGWTVDQNVTRFTIEIYSDEERIKLLCSQLRKLVPIHYVEILDPSKAIRRELMLVRVHAADRAARNEIMQIANIFRGSVIDITHDSLTLSVTGDDQKTSAFESLLKEFGIIELARTGIVAIERAEM from the coding sequence ATGCAGGCAAAAGAATCAAATCAAAATTTAAAGCGTTATACAATCGTTACTGCAATGGATAACGAGGCCGGAGTCTTGTCGCAACTCGCGCATTTATTTTCACGCAAGGGCTATAACATTGAGACAATAGCAGCGGGCTGGACAGTGGATCAAAATGTTACTCGCTTCACAATAGAAATTTATTCCGACGAAGAGAGAATCAAATTACTTTGCAGCCAATTACGAAAATTAGTCCCGATTCATTATGTCGAAATTCTTGACCCGTCAAAGGCTATAAGGCGTGAATTAATGCTCGTCCGCGTTCATGCAGCAGACAGGGCAGCAAGAAATGAAATAATGCAGATAGCAAATATTTTCAGAGGATCAGTAATTGATATAACTCACGACTCTTTGACTCTTTCTGTTACTGGGGACGATCAGAAGACTTCAGCGTTTGAAAGTTTATTAAAGGAGTTCGGGATTATCGAGCTTGCACGCACAGGAATTGTAGCTATCGAACGCGCAGAAATGTAA